The following DNA comes from Romeriopsis navalis LEGE 11480.
CGGCCAAAGAACTGGTTATGTCGGAACGATTACTGATATTACTGCGCTTAAGCAAGCGGCCCGGCTTAAGAGTGAACTGCGTCTCCTCGAAGATATTGTCGAAGCAACTTTGGCGGGATATTGGGATTGGGATATTACGGCCCAAACCCTATATTTGAGTCCCACGTTTAAGCAAATGTTAGGCTATGCCGACGCGGAACTCACGAATGTGCCCGAGACGCTCGAGCGCTTAGCGGTGCATGAGCCTCAGTCTGAGAGTATCTTTGAGCGATTAATTCAACATGCGCAAACCCGTGGCCAAGCACCATTCCACGCTGAAGTGCGATATCGCCATAAAAATGCGGATGTGATTTGGGTGATTTTTGCCGGGCGGGTGATTGAGTGGGATACCTACGGTCAGCCCCGTCGCTTTGTTGGTTGTCATGTTGACATTACCCCGCGCAAACGCACGCAACAGCAACTACAAAAGCTCAATCAGGAATTACAACGATCGAATCAAGAACTTGAACAGTACGCTTACGTGACCTCCCATGATTTACAGGAACCGTTGCGGGCCATTACGGGCTATACCCAGTTATTACTCCAGAATTATGGAGCGCAATTAAGCGAACCCGAAGCCCAGGAATATCTCGATTACATTATGGGTGGTGCATCGCGGATGCGGCAATTGATTCAAGATCTGCTTGAGTACTCGCGCCTCGGTCGGCATGATTTAGCGCTGGAGCGAGTGGATTGTGCGGTCGTGTTAGATGATGTATTGCAAGACTTACAGGGGGCGATTCAGGCTGCGAATGCCACCATCACGAGCGATCCATTACCGATGGTGTTGGCCGATCGGCATCAGCTCTATCAACTGTTTCAGAATCTGTTGAGTAACGGCATTAAATTTCAAAGTGATCAGCCGCCCCAAATTCACATTAGCGTTGCGACGCAATCAACTGCGGATGGCGTCTTGCAACCGGAATCGCCAGATCCAATGTGGTGTTTCGCAGTATGTGACAATGGAATCGGGATTAAGTCGCAATATCATGAGCGCATTTTTGCAATTTTCCGGCGCTTGCATTCCCAAAATAAATTTCCTGGTACCGGTATTGGGCTGGCGATTTGCAAAAAGGTGCTGGAATTACATGGTGGGAAAATCTGGGTCACTTCCCAACTTGGTGCTGGTTCAACGTTTCACTTTACCTGGCCAATTGCGGTTGAAGAAGAAGATGATTAAGCCGCTAGCAGTTTGTCCATCGCATGTTCGGCCGCAATTTACCCATGAAGTTGGTGCAGAATGGTGGTGTGCGACCAAATTCATTTGACAACAACTTCAAGCGATTATCTGTGGAGCAAGTGAGTATGGTTCAGTCATATCCGGCAGCGGCGATCGAGATTCTGTTAGTTGAGGATTCGCCCAGTGATGCGACCTTGACCATGCGGAATCTGGAACAGAGTAAATTGACGAACCGCGTGACTTGGCTGGAAGACGGTGAAACCGCAATGCGCTATCTCCGTCAAACCGGGGAATATACCCAATCACTGCGGCCGGATCTGGTGTTGCTAGATTTGAATCTACCGGGACTCGATGGGCGTGAGGTATTGCATGAAATTAAGACCGATCCGCACTTGCGAACCATTCCCGTGGTCGTCTTGACCACATCAGCCCGCGAAGCGGATATTCTGGCAGCCTACGAGATGAATGTGAATTGCTACATTACTAAGCCGGTCGATATTCAACAATTTATTCAAGTAATTCAGTTGATTAATGACTTTTGGCTGACGATCGTCAAGCTACCCCCAACCTAAGCGCAATGCGACGTTGATGCAGGCTTCATCGTGTCTTCCTTGTGCTGCTTCGGCACTAATCTCAGGAAAGCCTGACAATTATTAATGCTTTTCCGCAAAATTTTACGGATATATGCGTTTTTTAAGAATCATGTGGGTTTTCGCCAACCATACTACTTGGATTGCTTATAATAATGGTTATATTAGATGTGCTAATTGGCATCATTGAGGGGTGTAATCAGCATTTTGTATCGGAATCAATCAGGTTTTGACTTGGAGTCTGTTTGAGTTGCAGATGCGGTTATACAAAATTCAGAGCATGCCTTCATGAATGGCGCATTTCGGTCGAAGCGCGCACTGGATAGGATTCGTGAAGGTTTGCCAGTGAAATCATTTGTAAACGCTAGTTAGCTGCATCAGCTGATCGTAATGATGACGAACGACTGCGATGGCAGGTGAACTATGAGCGTTACAATGCAACCCCCGACCCAAATTTTGCTGGTTGAAGATAGTCCGAGTGATCTGGATATGCTCAAGCGGACATTTTCCCAATCGATTGATCACACCTGGTACTTAGCCGATGTGGACAGTTTGGATGAGGCGATTTTGGCCTGCCGCAGCTATGCCGCAATTTCCCCCGATGCGAGTACTTTTGATGTGGTGTTGCTGGATTTGGGGTTGCCTGATTCGACTGGGCTAGAAACTTTGATGCAATTTCGAGCCGCGGTGCCGGATACGCCGATCGTGGTGTTGACTGGGCTGGATGATGATGAGATTGCTTTGCAGTCGATTAGTGCGGGGGCGCAGGATTATTTGGTGAAAGGGCAGATCACGCTACAGCGGCTGCATCATACGTTGCGGTTTGCGATGGAACGGCAGCAGACGTTACTGAAGCTGCAGCAAAATGAGGCGCGTTCCCGCCGCGACTTAGCGATGGTGCAGGAATTGGACAAATTTCAGCTGGACTTTGTCGGTGTGGTTTCGCAAGAGTTTCGCGAGTTATTAGGGGTGATTTCTAATGCTGTGGAGTTATTGCGCACGCTATTAGTTGGGGCGATCGATACCAAAATTGAAGGCTTCATCAATCAAATTCAGCGATCGTCGAGTTACATGGTGGAGTTCATCCACGATGTGGTGATCTGCAACTATGTACAATCGTTGCAATTGATGCCCATGTTCGCGACTTGTGATGTGGGCAGCCTTGCTCGATTGTTGGTTCAATCTGCGCGTGCAGGGCTGAAACCGAATCAGTCTATTATGTTTCAGTCATCGGGAGATCTAACGCAAATACAGACCGATCGCATGTTGCTCGAGCACATCTTAAATTACCTCATTGCAAATGCCATCCAATATTCATCAGCGGGCGGCGATATTCAATTGGATGTGCAGTTAGATCTGGGCCAAATGGTAATTTCCGTGCGTGATCACGGCATCGGGATTCCGGTCGCTGACCAACCGGAAATATGGACCGGGTTTAGGCGTGGGAGTAATGTGGGTGAATTATCGGGTACGGGCTTGGGTTTGACTATCGTCAAGCGTTGTGTGGATCTGTTAAATGGGGAGGTTGTCCTAACGAGTCAGATCAACCAAGGCACGATGGTGCAAGTTATATTGCCGATGCTTGACGTCTTATCGATCGCCGACACGTCACTTTCGACGAATTAAGTATCGCTGTATCCCTTCGACTGAACGATCCCTTAGACTAAGCTTAAGTCGTTGCTTGATTTAGGGATCGAGCAGACTTGTTGGTAATTGATCGTAGACCCCCCCATGACTCAAAATATTTCTGACATCGCCGTTAAGACCCTCACGGGTGAAGCGAAAAAAATGAGTGACTATGCTGGTAGCGTTTTGCTGCTGGTGAATGTGGCTTCTTACTGTGGCTATACGGGCCAATACACTGGACTTGAAGCGCTGAATCAGAAATTTGCCGCGCAAGGCTTGAAAGTGATTGGTATTCCTTGCAATGATTTTGGGGCACAGGAACCCGATAGCAATGAGCAAATTGCGACTTTCTGCGATACGAAGTATGGCGTCACCTTCGATATGTTGGATAAAGTCAAAATCCTGGGTGGTGATAAGCATCCACTCTATGCGGCTTTAACCACAGCAGTTGAGCCTCAAGGCGATGTGAAATGGAACTTCGAAAAGTTCTTGGTCGATCGTCAGGGGAATGTTGTAGGACGCTATCCTAGCAGCACGACGCCGGAAGCCTTGGAGTCGATTATTAGCCAAGCACTTTAGGTCGCTGTCTGAGGCGGCTACTGGAGACGGCGGTTAAGTGCGATGACTAGGGATTAATTCCCCCTGGGTGATGTCAACATTTTCACGGCTGTAATATCCTGGACGGTGCCTTCGTAGTAAATGACGCCACCTTGTTTATTGCGCACCGCGCGCATGTTTTCGGAAACCCAGATCACACTGCCGTCGTAGCGACGAATGCGGGATTCAGCCCCGATGATTTGTCCCGTTTCTTTGAGCTGTCGATGCAGCTCCATTAAGCGTTTTGGATCGTCATATAGTTGAATCCCGATGTCGCTGACCAGTTCGATCATCTCATGGGGTTTGCCGTAGCCATAAAGCCGCGAGTAAGAGCCATTAACGGCGATAAATCGGCCACTTAAATCGGCTTGAAACATCGGTTCAAGGGCATTGTCAAAGAGTCCGCGATAGCGGGCTTCGACTTCATGCCGTTCGTGCATTTCATCCTGGAGGCGCAGATTTTGGGCTTCCAACCGCTTTTGTAAATTACGTAGGCGCAGTTGGTTTTCGACGCGCGCGCAGACTTCCTCCATTTGAAAGGGTTTCAGGATAAAATCAGCCCCACCGAGGGCGAAGGCTTTGACTTTGCTGCTAACCTCGTCGCTGGAGCTAACAAAAATGATCGGGACGTCGCGGACGATCGAGATTTTCTTGAGTTCTTCGCAGACTTCATAGCCACTCATTTCCGGCATCAAGATATCGAGGATGACGACATCCGGTAGAGTGTCTTGAATTGTCTCGATCGCCGTTTTCCCACTACTGCTGCTTTCAACCCGGTAGCCTTGCTGTTTGAATGTACTGGCGAGGAGTTGGAGGTCGCCCGGTGCATCATCGACGATCAGGATGCAACCTTTCCCCATGGGATCGCAAAACTCAAACCC
Coding sequences within:
- a CDS encoding response regulator; translated protein: MKLVQNGGVRPNSFDNNFKRLSVEQVSMVQSYPAAAIEILLVEDSPSDATLTMRNLEQSKLTNRVTWLEDGETAMRYLRQTGEYTQSLRPDLVLLDLNLPGLDGREVLHEIKTDPHLRTIPVVVLTTSAREADILAAYEMNVNCYITKPVDIQQFIQVIQLINDFWLTIVKLPPT
- a CDS encoding hybrid sensor histidine kinase/response regulator — protein: MSVTMQPPTQILLVEDSPSDLDMLKRTFSQSIDHTWYLADVDSLDEAILACRSYAAISPDASTFDVVLLDLGLPDSTGLETLMQFRAAVPDTPIVVLTGLDDDEIALQSISAGAQDYLVKGQITLQRLHHTLRFAMERQQTLLKLQQNEARSRRDLAMVQELDKFQLDFVGVVSQEFRELLGVISNAVELLRTLLVGAIDTKIEGFINQIQRSSSYMVEFIHDVVICNYVQSLQLMPMFATCDVGSLARLLVQSARAGLKPNQSIMFQSSGDLTQIQTDRMLLEHILNYLIANAIQYSSAGGDIQLDVQLDLGQMVISVRDHGIGIPVADQPEIWTGFRRGSNVGELSGTGLGLTIVKRCVDLLNGEVVLTSQINQGTMVQVILPMLDVLSIADTSLSTN
- a CDS encoding glutathione peroxidase, with the protein product MTQNISDIAVKTLTGEAKKMSDYAGSVLLLVNVASYCGYTGQYTGLEALNQKFAAQGLKVIGIPCNDFGAQEPDSNEQIATFCDTKYGVTFDMLDKVKILGGDKHPLYAALTTAVEPQGDVKWNFEKFLVDRQGNVVGRYPSSTTPEALESIISQAL
- a CDS encoding response regulator, producing MSLPISPGIIYYVRKLLRQNLDRLRFVRIDGHALVADGTRDLNEVLDSLYPSLGRKLKAIQELDRLTIVHQTLSGSAATNRTELQATETAIFKIFGFEFCDPMGKGCILIVDDAPGDLQLLASTFKQQGYRVESSSSGKTAIETIQDTLPDVVILDILMPEMSGYEVCEELKKISIVRDVPIIFVSSSDEVSSKVKAFALGGADFILKPFQMEEVCARVENQLRLRNLQKRLEAQNLRLQDEMHERHEVEARYRGLFDNALEPMFQADLSGRFIAVNGSYSRLYGYGKPHEMIELVSDIGIQLYDDPKRLMELHRQLKETGQIIGAESRIRRYDGSVIWVSENMRAVRNKQGGVIYYEGTVQDITAVKMLTSPRGN